The sequence below is a genomic window from Nostoc flagelliforme CCNUN1.
TTCTCAATTGGAAACTATTAATGGTGGGACTCTAAGCGACGGCATTTATACTCTGCACTTACAAGCCAAGGATTTATACGGCAACCTTTCTAATACATTTGATTTAAAATTCACTCTCGACACAACTACACCTGAGCCAACTAATTTAGACCTAGTGTCTAGTGACGATAGTGGTGCTAACAACACTGACAATATTACTAATAAAAATACACCACATATTATAGGAAATGCAGAAGCTGATGCTGTTGTTCAACTCTTCAATAATAGACAACTTCTAGGTCAGGCAACAGCTAATAGTAGTGGTGCTTGGCAAATTATTACCAGTTCTCTCACAGATGGGACTTATAATTTCACTGCTACAGCTACTGACATTGCTGGCAATGTCAGTAGCAAGAGTACGCCCTTATCTGTTACTATCGACAGTACATTACCTCAAATCAAGCTCAATAATTTAGTTGATACCGCACCTCTGACTCCAGGGGCTAGATTAACTGGTAGCGTCGATGGTACTGGTTCATCTGTAACTGTACTTAGTTATCACTTCAATAACCTAACTGAAATTACAGTTCCATTTGACGCTACTGGAGCATTTGACCAACCTCTGAATTTGACTGGACTTGCTAATGGAGCGCATACATTAACTATTAGCACAACCGATAGAGCTGGGAACGTTAAGACTGCCCAATATCATGTCACAGTTATCATCGATCAAACTGCACCTGCTATTACTGCCTCTTTGCTGCACGATACTGCCCCCAATGGACAAACTAATAGCGATGCTATTACCTTTGACCCGACAATTAGCGGAACTGTGATTGATGCTAGCCGTGTAGTTGAGTTCAAAGCAGGTTTTGATAATACACTTGCAGCTAACTTCACTAATGTTACTGCTTCTCGTAATACTGACGGAAGTTTTACTTTTAACCGCAGTCAGCTAGAAACGATTTACGGTGGTACGTTGCCAGACGGTTTCCACACTTTGCATTTGCAAGCAGCCGACGAATGGAACAACATATCTAATATTTTTGACTTTTCCTTCACTTTTGACAGTACGACATTAGAGCCGATTTTTAACCTTAATACTGTATCTGACTCTGGGGTAGTTGGTGATTTCCAGACCAAATTTTCTACCGTAACATTAACTGGTCTTGCTGAAGCCAATTCGACTGTAGTCTTAGAACAAACTGGTGCGGTCACGACTTCAGACAACAATGGACAATTCACCTTTGCTCATGTTCAGTTAGCAATTGGCGATAACTCCTTGATTGCACGCTCAACTGATATTGCTGGCAATCAAAATACTTACTTCACTAGTATTTACCGTTTCAGCCCACCTACAGCAATTAATTTAGTAGGGAACACAGTTGCAGAAAACAGTTTTACTGGAACAGTCATTGGTCAATTAAGTAGTACTGACCCTGACACTGGTGATACCCACACTTATACTTTAGAAAATAATGCTGACGGGCGTTTCCGCATCGTCGGCAATCAATTACAAGTCGCTGACAGTAGTTTACTCAATTTTGAAATTAGCACCCAGCACTCTGTTACAGTCACCAGTACTGACGCTAATGGTTTAAGCTATTCTCAAGTTTTTGCGATCGCTGTTACTAATGTCAATGAAGCTCCCAGCTTTACCAGCACACCTGTATCTACATTAGATTCAGGCAGTCTTTACACCTACAATATTATTGCTGCTGACCCGGATGCTGCTGATAGGTTGAGGTTCACTACAGATAATCTCCCCAGTTGGCTAACTTTAGTTGATAACTTGGATGGAACTGCAAGCTTGCGTGGTACACCGAGAGATTTTCTTGATAATATTAACAGCAACATCCATTTGAAAGTCACTGATGCTAGTGGATTAACAGCAATTCAAGACTTTACTATTGCACCTACTACTTCTTTTACTGAAAACAATAATTTTGCAGTCTCTCGTTCTCTATCTTTAACAATTCCAGCTACACCTTCTATTCTCAGTTTTCAGATTACTCCTGGGTTTGACACCACTGCCGTCAATTCAATTAATGATGCTTTCTTACAGCGTAAATTCTCTACTAATTGTTGCTGTCAATCATATCAGTGACCCCACGGTACTAGTTCGCAATCCTGATGGTTTTACACCCGATGGTGTGCCTTATTATAATTTCAGTCATCTGCTAAGTGATACTAAGTTTGACCCGAATGAGTTAACTCTTGGGCGAACTTTTGTATTTTACAATCCTCAAGAGGTGCAGTTTACCTATGACCTAACAGTGCTGGCTCTTCTTAATGCTGCACCTGTCATTAAAACTCAAGCTAATAAGGAAATTATTGCTGGTCATAATTACACGTATGATGTTGATGCCACAGACCTCAATGCTGATTCTTTAACTTATAAACTAATGGTTGCACCTGATGGTATGACCATTGACCAAACTACTGGTTTAATTAGTTGGAATACAACAGCTACTAACATTGGTAATTCTTCGGTTCTTGTAGAAGTTGGCGATGGGCATGGTGGTGTAGCACAACAACAGTACACCCTATCAGTAATTGATGCTCCACCGAATCGACCGCCCGTTTTTACCTCTACTCCTGTTGTTGATGCCGCAATTAATACTAATTATATTTATCAAGCTTTTGCTCAGGATTCCGATAACGATTCTTTGACTTTTTCACTGATAACCGCACCACAGGGAATGATAGTAGATGCAAACACTGGAGTAGTGAGTTGGACTCCAACTGGTTTGCAGTTAGGGACTTATGATGTGAAGCTGGCTGTGGCACATGCAAAAGGTGGAACGGCACAGCAAATTTTTAAGGTGCAAACCCAAGCACAACCTGGAAATTATGCGCCAATTATCATTAGTGAGCCAATTACAAAAGCCTATACTTCCAAAGGCTACACTTATGATGTTAAAGCAGTTGATCCGGATCAGGACTCACTAATTTATACCTTAATGAAACCTGTGAATGGCATGACAATTGATGCTAACACAGGCAAAATTACCTGGAGTACACCTGTAGTTGGTCAGCAAGATGTAACAGTGCAGGTGCAGGATAGCCGCGGTGGGGTAGATGTTCAGAGTTTTAAGCTAGATGTTAGTGGCATTTCTCCTGGGCAGATTACTGGTAAAGTCTACGTAGATAACCGTCAGCCCCAAACTCAAACTGTTTACTTTCAGAATTTTGAGAATGCTACTATCCCTTTGCCTGAATGGTCAAATGTTAAACGAGACAGAACTCCAAGTGGGCGAAGTTTTCTAGGACAGTATGGTGGCCCAAGAGATGGTGTTGCCAATCAAGGTACAAGTTTGACACTTAATAACTTATCGGCTCACGATAATATCACTCTCTCTTATGATTTGTACATTATCAATTCATGGGATGGCTTTGGTTATGGTGGTTATCAGCCAGACGAATGGAAACTTAGTATAGAAGGAAATCCTACACCACTTTTCTTTACATCTTTTGGTAATTATTGGAATCAAGTTTACCCTGATCAGATTACATCCAGTTCCCCGAAACTATATCCTGTTCAAACAGGAGCCACTGAAATTAACTCTCTTGGGTATTATCCTAGTGCTGTCTATAGGCTATCGTTTACATTTGCTCATTCAGATAGTTTCCTAAAACTTAATTTTACTGGAGAGGGTACTACATCGTATAGTGACAGTGAAAGTTGGGGATTGGATAACGTGAAAATAGATATAGGACGCAACCCCACACCTATTCCTGGCACAGTTGTTTATATTGACCAAAATAGTAACAATCAACGTGAAGTAACAGAAAAATTCACTCTCACTGATACCCAAGGAAACTACTCTTTCACTCTTGATCCTGGTACTTATACTCTTGCACAAGAGACAAAGCTGGGTTGGTCGCAGACAGTTCCAACACTTGATAGCTACAAAGTGGTGTTGGCGAGCAGTCAAGTAATTGAAGACCAAAACTTTGGTAATGTCATTGGCCCTGCTAGTAATGTGGCTCCTGCTTTTATTAGTACACCACCGATTGAGGGGATGGTTGGCCAAAAATTTGTTTACGAACCTATAGCTAGCGATTTGAACCGGGATACTCTAACTTATGACCTACTGCTAAAACCGAATGGCATGGTCATAGATCCTGTTACACGCGTTATTGCTTGGCAACCAACTGTGGATCAAATTGGCGAATATGATGTGTCTTTACGCGTTGTTGATTCTAATGGGGAACAAGACCTGCAGTAAGGATTCAGGTGTTTAAAACCCAGTCACAGAGCTAGTTTCAAAATTGAGTTTCGCTTATAAACATACCTTTAGTCGCAATAAGGTACGAAAATATAGTCGTTACGCAATTCTTATTGAGAATATAAATTTGTGACTAATCTCCGGAAACCTTTATCAGCAAAAGATTGTAGAGATTTTGGTATGACCTGAATCCTTACGACCTGCAAAATTTCAAAGTTAATGTATTGCCATTTAATAATACACCAATATTCACATCTGGGTTTCTTTCTGAGAATAGTGCGGTCGTTGGACAAACTTATCAATATCAATTTCTTGCTCAAGATTCTGATGGCGACCCCATAAGCTATAACCTTGCTCAAAATTCCAGTGGTGCTTTCATTGAGAAAGATAAAGGCTTGTTTACTTGGACGCCACAACCCAGTCAAACAGGTAGTAACACTTTTATTATCACCATTGATGACGGACGTGGGGGCAAAAATAACCTACCTTTTGGCAGAAATATTCTATCTGCTACTAATGCCCCACCTAATGCCTCCCCTGTGATCACCTCAGTTCCACGCAAAAACATTGCTTTTAGTCAAACCTACCTTTACACAGTCCAAGCAAGCGACTCCAATTACGATCCTCTCAGTTATACCTTGGAAACTGCCCCTCAAGGTATGGCAATTGACGCGCAGGGCAGAATTATATGGCAACCCGGAGCAACACAATTTGGTTCTAACCCTGTCAGCATTAAAGTTAGTGATGGTCGTGGTGGAGTTGTCACTCAAACTTTCAATATTGATGTTGTCAGCGCCACATATCAAGTTAACAATGCGCCAAGCATCACTTCTACTCCCAACCTAGTTACTAATTTAGAGCGTACTTACGCTTATAACCTCACTGGCAGCGACCCTGATAATGATTTGCTAGTTTGGAGTTTAGACAATCCACCTACAGGGATGGTGATTGATCCACAGTCTGGGGCTTTGCGCTGGCAACCGCAGAAAGACCAAATTGGTGAACATAGGATTGTAGTTAGATTAATTGATGCTTACGGGCTCTCACTATCAAGTAAGCTATGACGAACTGGGACGGGTCAAAACTGAAACAAATGAACTCAACCAAACTACAACTTACGAATACGATGCTTTCAGTCAAGTAAGCGCAGTCATTAATGCTCTGAATCAGCGAACAGAGTTTGAATACGATCAACGCAAAAATCTAGTCAAAGTCACTGATGCCCTTGGTCACTCTACTCGTTACAAGTACGATGAGTATGCCCAGCAGGTAGAAACTCTCTTCAATAACGGTGATAAAGTTTCAATCGGCTATGACAAATTTAGCCGAGTCACTAGTGTTACAGATGAGAATTTAAATACCACTAAGTACACCTACGACAACCTTAGTCAACTGACTCAAGTTGAACAAGCTAATCAAGCTAAAACAAAATATACCTACAATAATCTCGGTCTTTTAACTCAGACTCAAGATGCAAATCAAAATATCATTCAGTATGAGTATGATGACTTTTATCGCTTAACGGCAACAATTTTGCCGATGGGTCAGCAGAATCAAACTGTCTACGATAAGTTTGGACAAGTCAGTAGTCAAAAAGATTTCAATGGCGACACCATTAACTATAGCTACGATTCCATAGGCCGCCTCCAACAAAAGACCTTTACTGACCCCAGAGTTGCAACAGTATCTTACACTTACGATTCGGTTTCGTCGCAGTTAAAGACAGTAACCGATGGACGCGGCGTAACGCAGTATAACTATGACCAGCGCGATCGCTTATCCAAAATTATTCAACCCGATCAACAATTTGTCAGCTACGGCTATGACCTGTTAAGCAATGTTACATCTTTGACAACAGAAGCAGGAACCACTAGCTACGGTTACGATAAATTGAATCGTTTGGATACTGTTAAAGATGGCACGCGACTCCTAGCAGATTATGATTATGATGCTGTTGGCAACTTAATTCAGACTAAGTTGGCTAACGGTTCTGTTGAATCGCGGCAGTACGATACACGCGATCGCTT
It includes:
- a CDS encoding Ig-like domain-containing protein, producing MKVISQGDITYNGASDTRGLFLSVKNFTFNGISTLYGSISAKGNIFFNGKACVIAVADLMPDTTPPIISATLARDTATNGQTNQDKITFDPKITGTVTDTNPIVEFRAGFNSTSTANYTSVIPQRNSDGSFSFTRSQLETINGGTLSDGIYTLHLQAKDLYGNLSNTFDLKFTLDTTTPEPTNLDLVSSDDSGANNTDNITNKNTPHIIGNAEADAVVQLFNNRQLLGQATANSSGAWQIITSSLTDGTYNFTATATDIAGNVSSKSTPLSVTIDSTLPQIKLNNLVDTAPLTPGARLTGSVDGTGSSVTVLSYHFNNLTEITVPFDATGAFDQPLNLTGLANGAHTLTISTTDRAGNVKTAQYHVTVIIDQTAPAITASLLHDTAPNGQTNSDAITFDPTISGTVIDASRVVEFKAGFDNTLAANFTNVTASRNTDGSFTFNRSQLETIYGGTLPDGFHTLHLQAADEWNNISNIFDFSFTFDSTTLEPIFNLNTVSDSGVVGDFQTKFSTVTLTGLAEANSTVVLEQTGAVTTSDNNGQFTFAHVQLAIGDNSLIARSTDIAGNQNTYFTSIYRFSPPTAINLVGNTVAENSFTGTVIGQLSSTDPDTGDTHTYTLENNADGRFRIVGNQLQVADSSLLNFEISTQHSVTVTSTDANGLSYSQVFAIAVTNVNEAPSFTSTPVSTLDSGSLYTYNIIAADPDAADRLRFTTDNLPSWLTLVDNLDGTASLRGTPRDFLDNINSNIHLKVTDASGLTAIQDFTIAPTTSFTENNNFAVSRSLSLTIPATPSILSFQITPGFDTTAVNSINDAFLQRKFSTNCCCQSYQ
- a CDS encoding putative Ig domain-containing protein, which translates into the protein MMLSYSVNSLLIVAVNHISDPTVLVRNPDGFTPDGVPYYNFSHLLSDTKFDPNELTLGRTFVFYNPQEVQFTYDLTVLALLNAAPVIKTQANKEIIAGHNYTYDVDATDLNADSLTYKLMVAPDGMTIDQTTGLISWNTTATNIGNSSVLVEVGDGHGGVAQQQYTLSVIDAPPNRPPVFTSTPVVDAAINTNYIYQAFAQDSDNDSLTFSLITAPQGMIVDANTGVVSWTPTGLQLGTYDVKLAVAHAKGGTAQQIFKVQTQAQPGNYAPIIISEPITKAYTSKGYTYDVKAVDPDQDSLIYTLMKPVNGMTIDANTGKITWSTPVVGQQDVTVQVQDSRGGVDVQSFKLDVSGISPGQITGKVYVDNRQPQTQTVYFQNFENATIPLPEWSNVKRDRTPSGRSFLGQYGGPRDGVANQGTSLTLNNLSAHDNITLSYDLYIINSWDGFGYGGYQPDEWKLSIEGNPTPLFFTSFGNYWNQVYPDQITSSSPKLYPVQTGATEINSLGYYPSAVYRLSFTFAHSDSFLKLNFTGEGTTSYSDSESWGLDNVKIDIGRNPTPIPGTVVYIDQNSNNQREVTEKFTLTDTQGNYSFTLDPGTYTLAQETKLGWSQTVPTLDSYKVVLASSQVIEDQNFGNVIGPASNVAPAFISTPPIEGMVGQKFVYEPIASDLNRDTLTYDLLLKPNGMVIDPVTRVIAWQPTVDQIGEYDVSLRVVDSNGEQDLQ
- a CDS encoding Ig-like domain-containing protein encodes the protein MPFNNTPIFTSGFLSENSAVVGQTYQYQFLAQDSDGDPISYNLAQNSSGAFIEKDKGLFTWTPQPSQTGSNTFIITIDDGRGGKNNLPFGRNILSATNAPPNASPVITSVPRKNIAFSQTYLYTVQASDSNYDPLSYTLETAPQGMAIDAQGRIIWQPGATQFGSNPVSIKVSDGRGGVVTQTFNIDVVSATYQVNNAPSITSTPNLVTNLERTYAYNLTGSDPDNDLLVWSLDNPPTGMVIDPQSGALRWQPQKDQIGEHRIVVRLIDAYGLSLSSKL